The sequence below is a genomic window from Uranotaenia lowii strain MFRU-FL chromosome 2, ASM2978415v1, whole genome shotgun sequence.
AGTTTTGTAAAGCGCTTTCTACAACTTTGACCATTTCCTCTTGAGTTGTGTTGTTAGTTAGATTCAACTGGAAAGTATTTAAAGAATTAGGAATGGATCgattaggaaattaaaaaattacataccGTTATACTTTTAACTTGCATTTGTTCCAGCAAACGCAACTTCAATTTCATAAATCCGCTTATCGTTTGACCATCCGTCAGTAGATATGGTTCGTCCAAAACTTCAACAGTTATTTGTTCACCATTCTCCAATTTTACCAAAAGGCCAGCAATATTCAAGAACTTGATTGGGACATTAAATCTTACCTCCGCAATCTTAAGTCGGTTTTTCGCTTCGTCTAAGCAAGCTTTCACTTGTAGCAATCCATCGCGCGATTTAACTAGATACTCGGGACATTCTCGTGCTAGTTCAAACGCGTTTGGCATAggaagttttgaaataattttaaaagcttcTGGTCGTTCGATTTCGGCACATGCCAGGAGAAGATCCTTCCGGGACTCAACCTTTGGCTGACCGCGCTTAAAATGCTGTGCCGATAGTCTATCACCAAAAACGGAAGCCAGAAGATCGACTGAGGGATGGCCAATCATCCACAGCGACAGACATGTGTCCACCAGGGTATCCGGCATGAAACGATACTCTTCGGCGTCAATTCTCCGATGGATATCCTCAAGCAAATCTTTGGGATCCAATGATAACCGCTGAATATCGATACCAAGCGTGGCACAGCTCCAAAGATATGTGGCTACATCCTTGGCTCTACAGTTCTGGGCGAGCGGATCTGAGGGCGGATTCAAGATCGTCTCTTCCATGCGTTTGCTTCCTTCAGCCAGAAATAGCTCAGTGAGGTCATCGTCTTTGATGTGATTATCGGCGACATAGGCAAACAGGTGCGATAGACCTCTGAAGTCGAGATCCTTCGGGCAAGATTGGATAAGCGTTCTGCAGTGGGGAAAtgtatgaaataaatttattcattctaaatctgaaatcgaaaCTACTTACCGAATCCTCTCCACTATCGCATCCGATTTCAATCTGTTCATACGCGCACATTTGACTAGAGTTACCAACAATGCCATATCACCTTTATCGTCGAAACGCTCGATCTCTTGCTGCAATCGATTGCGAAACGATTCATCCTGAATCCTTACACTAGTTTTATAGCTGGCATTGGCGAGCATCACAAAGTCAAATAGTTCTAGCTGATCCGTTAGAAATCGAGATAGATGTTCAGCCAGAAATTGATCCATCATTCGGCTTCCAGCAGCGTTTTTCTTCCAAAGGCCGATGAAAAATAGCAAACtcataaaatctttttcatttgGATTGCTACTGAACAGCTCAACGAGACGGGGCATCGCCAAACGATATGTTTGCAGCTTTGTTATTTTATTGGGTAAAAGATACATAAACCCATGGAGAAGACCCAATAGTTCGTTAAATGTTGCCTCCGGCACCCGTGATTCGGCTTCTTCATCCAACGAGTTCAAAACGTCGGTCAGCAAACGAACGTCGGCTTTTCCACGGAAGTCCGCCGTTAAACAAATAAGCTTTCCTAGGTCGTGAGTAGTGACCGATTTCAATTCCTTCAGAAAGTGCTTCGGATTGTAAATCGGATAGAAGGAAGAATACTGCAAATTGTATTGGGTAGGATCGGTAAAATCTCTCTTGTTGAGAGCAATGTGCCTCGAAAAACGGTGTATCAAGGTTCCGGCTTCACCGTCCGATTTTTCAAACTGGAATTCGCGCGGGTGGAATGTGCTGTAGAGAGCCGTCTGAGAAGCTAGAACCGGGTTTCTCCAATGGCTCGGCTTCACAAGAGGCCGGATTGCGCGCGTTatagtttgaaacattttgcACTAATTTCTTTCTGATTTTCGGCGAATTAATAAGAACTAgaataatcaattaaaaattacctGTTCTATGATCGTTGCACAATAAATCACTGAAAATGCAAAGAAAACTGCGACAGTTTCCATGGCTTGTTTACAAATAATGCATTTTCCACGTGCGAGGATCACacactgaaaacaaaaaatagccataaccaaggaatattgaaagaaggtaTCACTCTAGGCCGCTACAACCCAAAACCAAGTTGTAAagccgcaaaatcggatgaaactggctcccgacgaaaTTAAGTTCGACGGGGTTTTCTCAAACTTGAGAATAGACGTCATTCTCGCAACTTAATTTTGGGGTGTTGTCATTCGGCcgggttttgttattgttgcTTGAACCAACCTACCATATCAAAAGGGCATATGAATTTTTGGTGAAtaaaatttgctattttttgtttatttttatttgaataaaacttgcatttacaaaaatacaattcaTTGCAATCAGTAATAAACAACTCTTTGTAATCCTTGAGTTTCTAAGTTCTTAGAACTTAGCTATTTACTTAGCCTGATGGATGCTGCCGGAAGATGATCTCCAATTCATATATTTACAAAGCAAAAGTGGCAACCGAGAAATTACCAAACGGTTTAGAAACTGGTTTTGCTTACTTTATATTGGGCATGTTTTCCTGTTCATCAGCGTATTTACCATAACCAGAGCCTATCGGTACGGTAGGTCGGTCACTCTGAAAAACTGAAGGAAATTCCAGTCAGGAAAACGATAACAAAGTCAACTATGATCAATATTACCTTTAGAACTATACACTTTCAACACGTATCGATTATGATAATCTTCTGTGATCCAGAATTCACACGGGTCCATTTCTTAAAGAAGTTCCGGCAccgaaattttaaaagaatattataaaataataGTCAGGCTCCCAGTTGCAATTGGTCTTGAAGGAAGCTTCCTACCATTGCCAAATAGAGATCCGTTTCGCATTCCGGTGTGATTGGAATCAATTCATCAATATTTTCATCCGCAGCCCAGACTGGTTCCAATATGTAAGCGAACTGAATGGCCATAGGCTTGTTCTCTTTGGTTACTCGTGTGGATAGCTCTTCAATGAATTTCAACCATACGGAGGCAGATCCGGATGTCATTCCGCTTGAAATTAAACGTTTTTGTTGACGACGTTTTCACCTTGATGTTCTTGTTTCctgaaaaagttcgaaaatatATGTAATTAGAATCAACAATTGAAATAAATCCATCTTaccacaaaatttaacaaaaaatctgccATGCGATCCGTTCGATACCatgaaagtaaacaaaaaatattttggggCAGGCAGTTCAAGCAGCGAACTTTTATTTTGGGGTGTTGACCGCAGCCCAAAATTAAGAACGTCAACTTAACTTTGTTTTGATGCGGTGGcgttcttaattttgggttgttttgattctgagatatagtgccgagagccatattggatttttttcgtgacgtcactgttgccaagctgtcgaaggtttatactggtagaactcaaatttcaatgttaaacacattaaagaactaaattaaaatcccatttgattcggattatgttgtaaggccactagttgattgtgctatgaggtttctttgtgtttaatagactgcagtgtgtattattcttgaacttgttattgaatgcacagtcatgctctatgtgaaacgagcaaaaataatatttt
It includes:
- the LOC129744780 gene encoding uncharacterized protein LOC129744780, whose protein sequence is MFQTITRAIRPLVKPSHWRNPVLASQTALYSTFHPREFQFEKSDGEAGTLIHRFSRHIALNKRDFTDPTQYNLQYSSFYPIYNPKHFLKELKSVTTHDLGKLICLTADFRGKADVRLLTDVLNSLDEEAESRVPEATFNELLGLLHGFMYLLPNKITKLQTYRLAMPRLVELFSSNPNEKDFMSLLFFIGLWKKNAAGSRMMDQFLAEHLSRFLTDQLELFDFVMLANASYKTSVRIQDESFRNRLQQEIERFDDKGDMALLVTLVKCARMNRLKSDAIVERIRTLIQSCPKDLDFRGLSHLFAYVADNHIKDDDLTELFLAEGSKRMEETILNPPSDPLAQNCRAKDVATYLWSCATLGIDIQRLSLDPKDLLEDIHRRIDAEEYRFMPDTLVDTCLSLWMIGHPSVDLLASVFGDRLSAQHFKRGQPKVESRKDLLLACAEIERPEAFKIISKLPMPNAFELARECPEYLVKSRDGLLQVKACLDEAKNRLKIAEVRFNVPIKFLNIAGLLVKLENGEQITVEVLDEPYLLTDGQTISGFMKLKLRLLEQMQVKSITLNLTNNTTQEEMVKVVESALQNLTPVEKPKRRGRKSG